The Sphaerospermopsis torques-reginae ITEP-024 genome has a window encoding:
- a CDS encoding glycosyltransferase family 2 protein yields the protein MPQFSIITPCYNAEKFISKAIESVRAQTFTDWEHIIVDDGSTDNSAEIVSSYMQLEPRLKLIKQSNSGACITRNNGFTASSQASQYLLFFDADDCLEPQMLEIMINYLNAHPDVGAAYCDFYNIDADDQPINTVYCPRLIPSMFGVKTLPYNTPETPLVAIAGGLGGGVDGRTVFRRSIYEQTSGWDENIGRHGGHILDILAQVALISQVHFVPEKLHQYRLHSGSQLHINVNFKAQAEKIINKWKNQKQLNAQQQKQVNQAICFYEKRLTPLVQMLSANQLIKDGKIISALNLYFQAAKNYLPSLFVFSTVKQS from the coding sequence ATGCCCCAATTTAGTATTATCACTCCCTGCTACAACGCCGAAAAATTTATTAGTAAAGCTATAGAGAGTGTTCGCGCTCAAACATTCACCGATTGGGAACATATTATTGTAGATGATGGTAGTACGGATAATTCTGCTGAGATTGTTTCCTCTTATATGCAACTAGAACCACGTTTAAAGTTAATTAAACAGTCTAATAGTGGTGCTTGCATAACAAGAAATAATGGTTTTACAGCTAGTTCTCAAGCATCACAATATTTACTATTTTTTGATGCAGATGACTGTCTAGAACCGCAAATGTTGGAAATAATGATTAACTACCTAAACGCACATCCTGATGTGGGTGCAGCTTACTGTGACTTTTATAATATTGATGCAGATGATCAACCAATCAATACTGTTTATTGTCCCAGATTAATTCCTTCTATGTTTGGTGTGAAAACTTTACCCTACAATACACCTGAAACACCTTTAGTAGCTATTGCTGGTGGTTTAGGAGGAGGAGTTGATGGACGTACTGTTTTCCGTCGTAGTATTTATGAACAAACATCAGGATGGGATGAAAATATAGGCAGACATGGTGGACATATACTTGATATATTGGCGCAAGTTGCTTTAATTAGCCAGGTTCATTTTGTCCCAGAAAAACTGCATCAATATCGCTTGCATAGTGGCAGTCAATTACATATCAACGTCAACTTTAAAGCCCAGGCTGAAAAAATTATCAACAAATGGAAAAATCAAAAACAATTAAATGCTCAACAGCAAAAACAAGTTAATCAGGCTATATGTTTTTATGAAAAAAGATTAACTCCTTTAGTACAAATGCTATCTGCTAATCAGTTAATTAAAGATGGTAAAATTATATCAGCTTTGAATTTATATTTCCAAGCAGCCAAAAATTATCTGCCATCATTGTTTGTTTTTTCCACTGTCAAACAGAGTTGA
- a CDS encoding MbtH family protein produces MYNNEQNDNTIYLVVVNHEEQYSIWPKWKQELPLGWNTVGKEGTKAECLAYIEEVWTDMRPLSLRKAMQEA; encoded by the coding sequence ATGTATAACAACGAACAAAACGATAACACAATCTATCTTGTGGTTGTCAATCATGAAGAACAGTATTCTATTTGGCCTAAATGGAAACAAGAATTGCCATTAGGTTGGAATACTGTAGGTAAAGAAGGAACTAAAGCCGAATGTTTAGCTTATATCGAAGAAGTTTGGACTGATATGCGTCCTTTAAGCTTGCGAAAGGCAATGCAAGAAGCTTAA
- a CDS encoding non-ribosomal peptide synthetase, whose protein sequence is MMNYSQTDDIDLLELLLEEEGIELATDDVIISRRGLTQAPASFQQRRLWFLYELEPTSSAYNICSVFSVQGILNVPALQQAFQQLQQRHESLRSTFVDIDGEPWQKIHTDVLTELVLEDWSGNTNTENTTEIAEIIAKIARSEGDYTFNLQTGSLLRARLFKLAPEQHILTLTLHHIIADAWSMGVILQEIAIFYKLAITEEKIALPELTFQYSDYALWQKEKFSNSHLENSLNYWQKQLAELPTLQFPLDFSRPKLQTFRGDLVKFELSKNLTTAIRTFSQKEGATLFMTLMAAFQALLARYTGQEDIPVGTSIANRPGMDAEKLIGFFVNMLVVRTNLADEPNFYTLLNRVKNTVLSAFEHTEVPFETLVERLNLERDTSRNPLFQIAFTLLNAPKPEFSTDDLEVSILATQEAARFDLELFITESKDNLHGVFSYNVDLLKRETVERFARHFCQLLENLITQPDTPVSRIPFLLTEELAFLAPSQPAQSFPVQFCLHEIFTQQAKLRPQQTALIFEQEKLTYSEVNHRANQLAHYLINTGVKPEARVGLWLSRSLDLVIAILGILKAGGVYVLFDPDYPSDRIAYMLEDSQVTILLTHTQFQTQIPPHTAKTIFIDNCQTEITQAPTTEPEILVLPDNAAYIIYTSGSTGKPKGVVVTHRHVVRLMLATEKWFKFNAKDVWTLFHSCAFDFSVWEIWGALFYGGRLVIVPYLVSRSPEEFYNLLCEEKVTVLNQTPSAFRQLIQAESILCREGELELRYVIFGGEALDLASLEPWFERHDDQFPLLVNMYGITETTVHVTYRPLSLKDVKKRLGSLIGKPIPDLSLYILDRHFQPVPIGVVGEMYIGGAGVTRGYFHRPQLTAERMIPNPFNNKNPERLYKTGDLARFLDNGDIEYIGRNDHQVKVRGFRIELGEIAAVIKRHPEVRDALVIVREENKEDIRIEAYIIPKKQSSDTANLTKEQTQEWQYTFNDTYNITQFETVETNEDFNIIGWNSSYDNQPIPAEEMRQWLNNTLTRIQALKPQIVLEIGCGTGMILLNIAPQVESYWGTDFSQAAITRLTNIIQNRSLNNVNLLTREAIDFSEIPVNYFDTIVINSVAQYFPSIEYLQQVITNALQILAPGGSLFIGDNRNLSLLNYFHASVAYFQADDNTDQETLKTQVRRIAKTENELVIDPQFFVNLTQTFSNLTAVEIQLKAENSHNELTKYRYDVVLHKLGASANQPIEIIWQDWETANLLLTDLKQQIIKTGAIGWRNIPNARLIKDAAIYQWMSENNSENTIGELRQLINQIHNQTAIEPADLYTLAQEIGYDITISYSPEKSDYFDVCFYRPTEGKRIAPLMPISSKLSTENNNSYWLDPLKSRFSKSLISQLKEQVREKLPEYMCPSAFVMLESFPLTPSGKLDRRALPTPERDVTISKQAFVPATTPTEKKLFQLWIDVLGIDQISVTEDFFHLGGHSLLATKLVSRIREEFNIALPLRAVFEHSTISGLGTEIDHLGALNNCKTTQQDIIAVIPNRENLPLSFSQSRLWFLDLLEPNNAAYNISVAFRLEGNLNLEALHQSLQTIIQRHEVLRTTFENIDGAPIQIIHEFSEVPLTVTNLSHLDSQTQQETLKTAIQEVIITPFNLRQLPLLRVHLYQLSEDVNVLVLVIHHIIADGWSLGLMIKELSLFYTAICQSNIKSLPPLSIQYADFANWQQTVFAQTQLPAQLAYWKQKLAGANEVLQLPTDYPRPAVASYQGSAVSFTINKQISGEFQKLCESQGATLFMGLLGVFSILLMRYSGQEDFLIGTPIANRNRKQVEDLIGFFVNTLVIRNDVSGNPDFIILLSRIKEETLQAYAHQDVPFERIVEEIHPERNLSHHPLFQVMFVLQNAPMGKLELPNLQLTPWELEQAVAKFDLTLLMTETEQGIEGIWEYRTDLFAVETIDRMIGHFQTLLDHIIAQPQKPIHELSILTTSEHHQLLVEWNQTQVEYPQAKQNQCLHQLFELQVEKTPDAVAVVFENQSLTYRQLNQRANQLAHYLQSLGVKPDVLVGICIERSLEMVIGLLGILKAGGAYVPLDPNYPQERLTFMLEDAQISMLLTQKQLRESLDIPSVSNIICLDSDWEIIAQQNTENLVSNLVGENLAYLIYTSGSTGKPKGVMITHRAICNHMLWMQETFSFQATDKVLQKTPFSFDASVWEFYAPLLTGGQLIVAEKGGHQDSAYLLKLISEQQVTVLQLVPSLLQMLLEQRGIENCKSLKHIFCGGEALSVELKQSLLSKLNVNLHNLYGPTETCIDATFWNCKNKHNQQSNQQIVPIGSPIANTQTYILDSHLQRVPIGIPGELYIGGMGLARGYFQRPELTAEKFIPHPFSNEPGARLYKTGDLVRYLPDGNIEFLGRIDHQVKIRGFRIELGEIEAVLSQHPDILNAVVVTTIDSSGSKSLIAYLVTQKQQLIASGALRDFLTAKLPDYMIPSSFVILDHLPLTPNGKLDRKALSALNVNRNIDVAQHISPRTPLEYQLVEIWEEMLKVNPIGVTENFFDLGGHSLLAIRLIAAIEQKLNFNLPVVSLFREGTIEKIAALLEQEKPSSYLDVLVPLQTQGDLPPLFLIHQAGGYGLSYSVLAEKLATQMEKKRPIYAIQARGLDDKQPPLDTIEAMANSYINAIREIQPCRPYLLGGHSLGGLIAFAMAHQLETVGEQIEHLLIIDTHPPLATDEITASLEDNVGILCFIVEQIGLHFNKTVSINYQELASLDQNSQFEYVLQTLQDHEVIPPDSGRNLIAGLISVYKANIQASLVYQPQPIKAPIILFKTPSLAAQFPDDPTLGWGQLTSEQVQVCCVTGEHQTMLKEPDVENLVMEIMATLT, encoded by the coding sequence ATGATGAATTATTCACAAACAGACGATATCGATCTATTAGAATTGTTGCTAGAAGAAGAAGGAATCGAATTAGCAACAGATGATGTAATAATTTCACGTCGTGGTCTTACCCAAGCACCTGCTTCTTTTCAACAAAGACGGTTATGGTTTCTCTATGAATTAGAACCCACATCCTCCGCTTATAATATTTGTTCTGTTTTCAGTGTCCAAGGAATATTAAATGTCCCCGCTTTGCAGCAAGCTTTTCAACAATTACAACAAAGACATGAAAGCTTACGTAGCACATTTGTAGATATAGATGGAGAACCTTGGCAAAAAATCCATACCGATGTTTTAACAGAACTGGTATTAGAAGATTGGAGTGGAAATACAAATACAGAAAATACAACTGAAATAGCAGAAATAATTGCTAAAATAGCACGTTCTGAAGGTGATTATACCTTTAATTTACAAACTGGTTCATTGCTCCGCGCTCGACTGTTTAAACTTGCACCAGAACAACACATTCTCACCCTGACTTTACATCATATTATTGCTGATGCTTGGTCTATGGGCGTGATTTTACAAGAAATTGCGATTTTTTATAAATTAGCGATTACAGAAGAAAAAATAGCACTTCCCGAATTAACATTTCAATACTCTGATTATGCCCTATGGCAAAAAGAAAAATTTAGCAATTCCCATTTAGAAAATAGCCTAAATTATTGGCAGAAACAACTAGCAGAATTACCAACTTTACAATTTCCCCTTGATTTTTCAAGACCAAAATTACAGACCTTTCGGGGAGATTTAGTTAAATTTGAACTCTCAAAAAATCTGACCACAGCTATTCGCACCTTTAGTCAAAAAGAGGGTGCAACTTTGTTTATGACCTTGATGGCTGCTTTCCAAGCACTTTTAGCAAGGTACACCGGACAAGAAGATATACCTGTAGGAACTTCTATTGCTAACCGTCCAGGAATGGATGCGGAAAAACTGATTGGTTTTTTCGTGAATATGTTAGTAGTTCGTACTAATTTAGCTGATGAACCTAATTTTTATACTCTATTAAATCGAGTCAAAAACACAGTTTTATCAGCTTTTGAACATACAGAAGTTCCCTTTGAAACTTTAGTAGAAAGGTTAAATTTAGAACGTGATACCAGTCGTAATCCTTTATTTCAAATTGCCTTTACTTTATTAAATGCACCCAAGCCAGAATTTAGCACCGATGATTTAGAAGTTTCCATCTTAGCAACTCAGGAAGCAGCGCGGTTTGATTTAGAATTGTTTATTACTGAAAGTAAAGATAATTTACATGGGGTTTTCTCCTACAACGTTGATTTATTGAAAAGAGAAACTGTAGAAAGATTTGCCCGTCATTTTTGCCAACTCTTAGAAAATTTAATTACTCAACCAGATACACCAGTAAGTCGTATACCTTTTTTATTAACAGAAGAATTAGCCTTTTTAGCACCAAGTCAACCAGCACAAAGTTTTCCTGTGCAGTTTTGTTTGCATGAGATATTTACTCAACAAGCAAAATTGCGTCCTCAACAAACAGCATTAATATTTGAACAAGAAAAACTCACTTATTCAGAAGTAAATCATCGCGCTAACCAACTAGCACATTATTTAATTAATACTGGGGTGAAACCAGAAGCAAGAGTGGGATTATGGTTATCCCGTTCTTTAGATTTGGTAATAGCTATTTTAGGGATTTTGAAAGCTGGGGGTGTTTACGTTCTCTTTGATCCTGACTATCCAAGCGATCGCATAGCTTATATGTTAGAAGATAGTCAAGTTACAATTTTACTCACACATACGCAATTTCAAACCCAAATACCACCCCATACCGCTAAGACCATATTTATTGATAATTGCCAAACTGAAATCACCCAAGCACCAACAACAGAACCAGAAATATTAGTCCTTCCAGATAACGCTGCTTACATTATTTATACCTCCGGTTCTACAGGAAAACCCAAAGGAGTTGTAGTCACCCATCGTCATGTTGTGCGCTTAATGTTAGCCACTGAAAAATGGTTCAAATTTAACGCCAAAGATGTTTGGACACTCTTTCATTCCTGCGCTTTTGATTTCTCAGTTTGGGAAATTTGGGGGGCGCTTTTCTATGGAGGTCGTCTAGTCATTGTCCCTTATTTAGTCAGTCGTTCACCGGAAGAATTTTATAACTTATTATGTGAGGAAAAAGTCACAGTTTTAAATCAAACACCTTCAGCTTTTCGGCAATTAATCCAAGCAGAATCAATACTTTGTCGAGAAGGAGAATTAGAATTACGCTATGTAATTTTTGGTGGAGAAGCCCTAGATTTAGCCAGTTTAGAACCTTGGTTTGAACGTCATGATGATCAGTTTCCGTTACTCGTAAATATGTATGGCATTACGGAAACAACAGTTCATGTAACTTACCGTCCCCTATCTTTAAAAGATGTCAAAAAAAGATTAGGAAGTTTAATTGGTAAACCCATTCCTGACCTGTCTTTATATATTTTAGATCGTCATTTTCAACCAGTTCCTATTGGTGTCGTGGGAGAAATGTATATTGGTGGCGCAGGTGTAACTCGTGGTTATTTTCACCGTCCTCAACTGACAGCAGAAAGGATGATTCCTAATCCTTTTAATAATAAAAACCCAGAACGTCTCTACAAAACAGGTGATTTAGCCCGCTTTCTTGATAATGGGGACATTGAATATATAGGACGCAATGATCATCAAGTAAAAGTTCGTGGTTTCCGTATTGAATTAGGAGAAATTGCAGCAGTTATTAAACGCCATCCAGAAGTAAGAGATGCTTTAGTTATTGTGAGGGAAGAAAACAAAGAAGATATCAGAATAGAAGCTTACATCATTCCTAAAAAACAAAGTTCTGACACCGCAAATTTAACAAAAGAACAAACCCAAGAATGGCAATATACCTTTAACGATACCTATAATATTACTCAATTTGAAACTGTTGAAACTAACGAAGACTTTAATATTATCGGTTGGAATAGTAGTTATGATAATCAACCTATTCCTGCTGAAGAAATGCGTCAATGGTTAAATAATACCCTGACCAGAATTCAAGCACTCAAACCACAAATAGTTTTAGAAATAGGTTGTGGTACGGGGATGATTTTATTAAATATTGCTCCTCAAGTAGAATCTTATTGGGGAACAGATTTTTCCCAAGCTGCAATTACTCGCTTAACAAATATCATTCAAAATCGCTCTTTAAATAACGTCAATTTATTAACAAGAGAAGCAATTGATTTTTCAGAAATTCCTGTCAATTATTTTGATACCATTGTCATTAATTCCGTCGCTCAATATTTCCCCTCTATCGAATATTTACAACAGGTAATTACAAATGCTTTACAAATCTTAGCACCAGGAGGAAGTTTATTTATTGGTGATAATCGCAATTTATCACTATTAAATTATTTTCATGCCAGCGTTGCTTATTTCCAAGCTGATGACAATACAGATCAAGAAACATTGAAAACCCAAGTCCGACGTATAGCTAAAACAGAAAATGAGTTAGTAATTGATCCACAGTTCTTTGTTAATTTAACACAAACATTCTCTAATTTAACAGCAGTAGAAATTCAACTGAAAGCCGAAAATAGTCATAATGAACTTACTAAATATCGTTATGATGTCGTCTTACACAAATTAGGTGCATCAGCAAATCAACCAATAGAAATTATTTGGCAAGATTGGGAAACAGCCAATTTACTATTAACAGACTTAAAACAGCAAATTATCAAAACAGGTGCTATTGGTTGGCGTAATATACCCAATGCCAGGTTAATTAAAGATGCTGCTATTTACCAGTGGATGTCAGAAAATAATAGTGAAAATACCATTGGTGAATTAAGGCAACTAATTAATCAAATTCATAACCAAACAGCAATTGAACCAGCAGATTTATATACCCTTGCTCAAGAAATTGGTTATGATATAACTATTAGTTATTCACCAGAAAAGTCTGATTATTTTGATGTCTGTTTCTATCGCCCAACTGAGGGAAAACGTATTGCCCCATTAATGCCAATTAGCAGTAAATTATCTACTGAAAATAATAACTCTTATTGGCTTGATCCACTAAAAAGCAGATTTTCAAAATCCTTAATTTCCCAATTAAAAGAACAGGTGCGGGAAAAATTACCAGAATATATGTGTCCATCTGCTTTTGTGATGTTAGAAAGTTTCCCCCTAACTCCCAGTGGTAAACTAGATAGACGCGCTTTACCCACACCAGAAAGAGATGTAACGATTAGTAAACAAGCCTTTGTTCCAGCTACCACCCCCACAGAAAAGAAACTATTTCAACTTTGGATTGATGTTTTAGGAATTGATCAAATCAGTGTTACAGAGGATTTCTTCCATTTAGGAGGACATTCACTTTTAGCAACTAAATTAGTTTCTCGTATTAGAGAAGAATTTAATATAGCCTTACCTTTACGTGCAGTTTTTGAACATTCAACGATTTCAGGTTTAGGAACAGAAATTGATCATTTAGGTGCGCTAAATAATTGTAAAACTACACAGCAAGATATTATTGCTGTTATTCCTAACCGCGAGAATTTACCCCTTTCTTTCTCTCAATCTCGACTATGGTTTTTAGATTTATTAGAACCAAACAATGCTGCTTATAATATCTCAGTGGCTTTTCGTTTAGAAGGCAATTTAAATCTAGAAGCATTACACCAAAGTCTGCAAACTATTATTCAACGTCATGAAGTATTACGCACAACTTTTGAAAATATAGACGGTGCGCCCATTCAGATAATTCATGAATTTTCAGAAGTACCGTTAACAGTAACAAATCTCAGTCATTTAGACTCGCAAACCCAACAAGAAACACTGAAAACAGCAATTCAAGAAGTAATTATTACACCATTCAATCTGCGTCAATTGCCTTTATTGCGTGTTCATCTCTATCAATTATCTGAAGATGTTAATGTTTTAGTATTGGTGATACACCATATCATTGCTGATGGTTGGTCTTTGGGATTAATGATTAAGGAATTATCCTTATTTTATACAGCAATTTGTCAAAGTAATATCAAATCTTTACCACCTTTATCTATACAATATGCAGACTTTGCCAATTGGCAACAGACAGTTTTTGCACAAACCCAATTACCTGCACAATTAGCTTACTGGAAACAAAAACTAGCAGGTGCAAATGAGGTTTTACAATTACCAACAGATTATCCCCGTCCCGCAGTTGCTAGTTATCAAGGTAGTGCAGTATCCTTTACAATTAATAAACAAATTAGTGGGGAATTTCAAAAATTATGTGAATCCCAAGGTGCTACCCTATTCATGGGATTATTGGGGGTATTTAGCATTTTATTAATGCGTTATTCAGGACAAGAAGATTTCTTAATTGGTACACCCATTGCTAACCGTAATCGCAAACAAGTTGAAGATTTAATTGGCTTTTTTGTCAATACTTTAGTAATTAGAAATGATGTAAGTGGTAATCCTGATTTCATTATTTTACTATCCAGAATTAAAGAAGAAACCTTACAAGCTTATGCTCATCAGGATGTACCCTTTGAAAGAATTGTCGAAGAAATACATCCCGAAAGAAACCTGAGCCATCATCCTTTATTTCAGGTGATGTTTGTTTTGCAAAATGCGCCAATGGGTAAATTAGAATTACCCAATTTACAACTAACTCCCTGGGAATTAGAACAAGCAGTAGCCAAGTTTGATTTAACTTTGTTAATGACAGAAACAGAACAAGGAATTGAAGGAATATGGGAATATAGAACCGATTTATTTGCAGTAGAAACAATTGATAGGATGATTGGGCATTTCCAAACCTTGCTAGATCATATTATTGCCCAACCTCAAAAACCAATTCATGAATTATCTATACTCACCACATCTGAACACCATCAATTATTAGTAGAATGGAATCAGACTCAAGTTGAGTATCCCCAAGCGAAACAAAATCAATGTCTTCATCAATTATTTGAATTACAAGTAGAGAAAACACCGGATGCAGTTGCGGTGGTGTTTGAAAACCAAAGTCTTACCTATCGTCAACTGAATCAAAGAGCAAATCAATTAGCTCATTATCTGCAATCTTTAGGGGTAAAACCCGATGTATTAGTGGGTATTTGTATTGAGCGTTCTTTAGAAATGGTAATTGGTTTATTGGGTATTCTCAAAGCTGGTGGTGCTTATGTTCCCCTTGATCCCAATTATCCCCAAGAACGTCTAACTTTTATGTTAGAAGATGCCCAAATTTCCATGTTATTAACACAGAAGCAACTGCGAGAAAGTTTAGATATTCCATCTGTAAGCAATATTATTTGTTTAGATAGCGACTGGGAAATTATCGCTCAACAAAATACAGAAAATCTTGTTAGTAATTTAGTGGGAGAAAATCTAGCTTATCTAATTTACACGTCTGGTTCAACTGGTAAACCTAAAGGAGTGATGATAACCCACCGTGCTATCTGTAATCATATGTTATGGATGCAAGAAACTTTTTCTTTTCAAGCAACAGATAAAGTATTACAAAAAACTCCCTTTAGTTTCGATGCTTCCGTTTGGGAGTTTTACGCACCTTTATTAACAGGAGGACAGTTAATAGTTGCGGAGAAAGGTGGACATCAAGACAGTGCTTACCTCTTAAAACTAATTTCTGAACAACAAGTAACTGTGTTGCAACTTGTTCCCTCTTTACTGCAAATGTTATTAGAACAAAGGGGAATAGAAAATTGTAAATCTCTAAAACATATCTTCTGTGGAGGTGAAGCTTTATCAGTAGAACTGAAACAAAGTTTGTTGAGCAAACTAAACGTAAACTTGCATAATCTCTATGGACCTACCGAAACTTGTATTGATGCCACATTCTGGAATTGCAAAAATAAACATAACCAGCAAAGTAACCAACAAATAGTTCCTATTGGTAGTCCCATTGCTAACACTCAAACTTATATCCTTGACTCCCATTTGCAACGAGTTCCTATTGGTATTCCTGGGGAACTATATATTGGGGGTATGGGACTAGCGCGGGGTTATTTCCAACGTCCAGAATTAACTGCTGAGAAATTTATTCCTCATCCTTTTAGCAATGAACCAGGTGCGCGTCTCTATAAAACAGGTGACTTAGTTCGTTATCTTCCTGACGGTAACATTGAGTTTTTAGGACGCATTGACCATCAAGTAAAAATACGCGGTTTCCGCATTGAACTAGGAGAAATTGAAGCCGTATTAAGTCAACATCCTGATATCCTTAATGCTGTTGTCGTTACTACTATAGATTCATCCGGTAGTAAAAGCTTAATTGCTTATCTTGTCACTCAGAAACAACAATTAATTGCTTCAGGTGCATTGCGCGATTTCTTGACAGCAAAATTACCTGATTACATGATACCCAGCAGTTTTGTAATTTTGGATCATCTACCTTTAACACCTAATGGTAAACTTGATAGAAAAGCCCTATCTGCGCTGAATGTAAACAGAAATATTGACGTTGCTCAACATATTTCACCCCGCACTCCTTTAGAATATCAGTTAGTAGAAATCTGGGAAGAAATGCTTAAAGTTAATCCTATAGGTGTAACTGAAAACTTCTTTGATTTAGGTGGTCATTCTCTCCTAGCTATTAGATTAATAGCAGCCATTGAACAGAAATTAAACTTTAATTTACCAGTAGTTTCTTTATTCAGAGAAGGGACAATCGAAAAAATTGCTGCCTTGTTAGAACAAGAAAAACCCAGCAGTTATTTAGATGTTCTTGTTCCTCTGCAAACTCAAGGTGATTTACCTCCCTTATTTCTCATTCACCAAGCAGGAGGTTATGGTTTATCCTATTCAGTTTTAGCCGAGAAATTAGCTACACAAATGGAGAAAAAACGTCCTATTTACGCCATTCAAGCACGTGGTTTAGATGATAAACAACCACCTTTAGATACTATCGAAGCAATGGCAAATAGTTATATTAACGCCATTCGAGAAATACAACCTTGTAGACCTTACTTATTAGGTGGTCACTCTTTAGGAGGATTAATTGCTTTTGCAATGGCTCACCAATTAGAAACTGTGGGAGAGCAAATTGAACATCTATTAATTATAGATACCCATCCACCGTTAGCAACTGATGAAATTACAGCTTCTCTGGAAGATAATGTAGGGATTCTATGTTTTATTGTTGAGCAAATAGGATTGCATTTTAATAAAACTGTATCTATTAATTATCAGGAATTGGCGAGTTTAGATCAAAATTCTCAATTTGAGTATGTTTTACAAACTTTACAGGATCATGAAGTTATTCCACCCGACTCAGGACGGAATTTAATTGCTGGTTTAATTAGCGTTTATAAAGCTAATATCCAAGCTAGTTTAGTTTATCAACCTCAACCTATTAAAGCTCCTATTATACTCTTTAAAACCCCATCCTTAGCAGCACAATTTCCCGATGATCCTACCCTTGGTTGGGGACAATTAACCAGTGAACAAGTGCAGGTTTGTTGTGTAACAGGTGAACATCAAACGATGTTAAAAGAACCTGATGTGGAAAATTTAGTAATGGAAATTATGGCGACATTAACGTAA